One Aegilops tauschii subsp. strangulata cultivar AL8/78 chromosome 7, Aet v6.0, whole genome shotgun sequence genomic window carries:
- the LOC109782612 gene encoding uncharacterized protein: MARRKVPMRLIEKARARAETHARRTKGLQKKASELARLCAVPVALVCSAGAGAPPLVWESEEGVLERYRRAVPAEARARHTHRSYMETELGKERAKLARTRHGCPGVLADWDAALNDMTLDGARGLLDTIHAALRATGDRMEALGLPADGGHGSLEDSPDDAFMPQQLGNPVAVDMDAPGFQQQQMVPFHAGNNEGQLSQFSWDDPFQTQQGCGGFQCVGGNYSGGGDEMLSPGFTNADNNYSAVVDEMLVPGIANADYNYSAGGDEMLTLGLANADYNYSAGDEKMLVPDFPNADYNYSSGGEMLAPGFGNADYDWTDMTMWATDELCDAVMPLGCYPDFVDGTAQVVIGGDYVNTPPSDGYGYPMAMGVGDNFTHLDNNYTAHWQFQRFDTSSLLLGEMQS; this comes from the coding sequence ATGGCCCGCCGCAAGGTCCCCATGAGGCTCATCGAGAAGGCGCGGGCGCGCGCCGAGACGCACGCCAGGAGGACCAAGGGGCTGCAGAAGAAGGCGTCGGAGCTCGCCAGGCTCTGCGCTGTCCCGGTCGCgctcgtctgctccgccggcgcGGGGGCTCCGCCACTCGTGTGGGAGTCGGAGGAGGGAGTGCTCGAGAGGTACCGGCGCGCCGTCCCGGCGGAGGCCCGCGCGCGGCACACGCACCGGAGCTACATGGAGACTGAGCTGGGCAAGGAGAGGGCCAAGCTCGCCCGGACGCGGCACGGCTGCCCCGGCGTGCTCGCGGACTGGGACGCCGCGCTCAACGACATGACGCTGGACGGGGCGCGGGGGCTGCTCGACACCATCCACGCGGCGCTGCGGGCCACGGGAGACAGGATGGAGGCGCTGGGCTTACCTGCCGACGGCGGCCACGGCTCGCTCGAGGATTCTCCCGACGACGCCTTCATGCCGCAGCAGCTCGGCAACCCCGTGGCCGTGGACATGGACGCCCCCGGCTTCCAGCAGCAGCAGATGGTGCCGTTCCACGCTGGGAACAACGAGGGCCAACTCTCGCAATTCTCATGGGACGATCCCTTCCAGACGCAGCAAGGGTGCGGCGGCTTCCAATGCGTCGGCGGTAACtactcgggcggcggcgacgagatGCTGTCACCAGGCTTCACCAATGCTGACAACAACTACTCGGCCGTCGTCGACGAGATGCTCGTGCCGGGCATCGCCAATGCTGACTACAACTACTCGGCCGGCGGCGACGAGATGCTCACGCTAGGCCTCGCCAATGCTGACTACAACTACTCGGCCGGCGACGAGAAGATGCTCGTGCCGGACTTCCCCAATGCTGACTACAACTACTCCAGCGGCGGCGAGATGCTCGCGCCTGGCTTTGGCAATGCTGACTACGACTGGACTGATATGACCATGTGGGCCACCGACGAGTTGTGCGATGCAGTCATGCCACTTGGGTGCTACCCTGACTTCGTCGACGGTACCGCTCAGGTCGTCATCGGCGGGGACTACGTCAACACACCACCATCTGACGGGTACGGGTACCCAATGGCCATGGGCGTGGGCGACAACTTCACTCATCTCGACAACAACTACACGGCGCACTGGCAGTTCCAGCGCTTCGACACAAGCAGTCTGTTGCTAGGCGAAATGCAGTCATAG